A segment of the Hemicordylus capensis ecotype Gifberg chromosome 6, rHemCap1.1.pri, whole genome shotgun sequence genome:
CCCTACCAGTGCTCAGCAGTGGTGCCCAGTGGCCAGTCAACAGCAGGGGGACACACGCCCTGCACCCTCACCCCAGCCCTGCACAAGAGTGTCCGGGGAGTGGGATGCTTTTCACGCCTTTTCTTGCTCTCCCCTCCAGGGCCTCCTTGTCCCGGCTGCTCCCAACGCCCTGGGCCCCTCCAGCCGAAgtgcagcaggtgggggaggcagaaagGCCCCCCAGGCCTGCCCTCCTGTGCCAGCCAAGGCAGCACTTGGTCTTCCTGAAGACCCACAAGACGGGCAGCAGCACCATCGTCAACCTCCTGCACCGCTTCGGGGAGACACGGGGGCTGCGCTTTGCTCTCCCTGCCCGTTACCAGTTCAGCTACCCCAACCTCTTCCAGGCCCGGCGGGTCAAAGGGTGGCATCCCCGGGGGCGCCCCTTCGACATCCTCTGCCACCACATGCGCTTCAACCTGctcgaggtgtgtgtgtgtgtgtgtgtaggcacaGGCTCGTGACACGGGTGCTGGGAGAGTTCTTCTGGAGAGGGGGGCACAGAGGCCCGCCTGTGCATTCATCCCGGCCACCCAAACCCAGCAGAACCAACATCACCAGGTTGATTCTGCTGGCCATGGCAGAGTAGAGAGCACCTCTCCCCTCCTTGGCCTTTGCAAGTCTGGCTTagtgagccccccaccccaccccaccccgctccctGTCCCAGGTTCTTCTCAGGCTTCTCCAGACTCTGTCCAGACACTGCTTATCTCTGGAGCCACAAGGGTTGGGAACATGATCCTTCTCAAGCAGCAGGGATGCTGTGAGTGCTGGGCCTTCTACCAGACTCTGATTTCTAGGCAGGCTTGTGAGGAAGGTGCCCAGAAGGGGTGCTGCCCTCCCAGCGCTGGCAGCGCTCCTCTTCATCCATGCCCAGGGACAAGGCCGGGTCTTGGGGGCTCCAGTTTCCTTGGCCATGGTAGCATCTCCACAGCCTGCTGGTTATTGCTCCTTGTCTTATATTTCTGGCTGGTCCACGACTGTAATACAAATTCCATTCCATTCTGCAGCCTGCTCACAAATGGGATCAAGGCCAAGGCTCTCCAAGGCCGGCAGGTGGAATCACCAAGTGTCTttgggcatgtgcagagagcaATTCCCCTGTCACTGGGAGAAATGGGGCACTGGCTTCCAAGATGGCCTGCATGCCTTCTCAAGTCTGCCCTCCCTTCCCCGCAAAGTACTGTGGGCATCCATCTGCACCACCGCTTTTTTCTTACGCAGAAGTGCACCTTAGCTCGCCTCCGTCTCTCCCTCTGCAGGTCCAGAAAGTGATGCATCCCAACAGTTTCTACTTCTCCATTGTGCGGGACCCAGTATCCCTGGCAGAATCCGCCTTCTCCTATTACCAGGGCGTGGCGCCCGCTTTCCGTCGCGCTGGATCGCTGCCCGAGTTTCTGGCCTCCCCGCAGCGCTTCTTCCGGCCGGGTGAACGAGGCAACCACTACGCCCGCAACCTGCTATGGTTTGACTTTGGCCTGGACTTGCCAAggggccccagcccagccccggTCAAAGCCGCCCTGCTGGGGCTGCAGCGCACCTTCCACCTCGTGCTGCTGACAGAGCACATGGACGAGTCCCTGGTCCTCCTGCGCAGCGCCCTCTGCTGGAGCCTCGATGACGTGGTGGCCTTCCGGCACAACCTGCGCAGCCCGGAGGCGGTGCGCGCCCTGCAGCCCGGAGACGCTGCGCGGCTGCGGGCCTGGAACAGCCTGGACTGGCACCTCTACGTCCACTTCAACCGCACCTTCTGGGCCCGCGTGGAGCACTTTGGTCGGGCCCGCATGGCCCAGGAAGTGGCTGCACTCCAGAAGCGGCGGGTGGAGTTGGAGCAGCACTGCCTGCAGGGCGGGGGTCCGCTGGAGCCTGGCCACATTGCTGACGAGCGCATCCGCCCCTTCCAGTTTGGGCAGGTGCCCATCCTGGGTTACGCCTTGCGGCCCAGCCTGGCACCTGGAGACCAGGCGTTGTGCCAGCGCATGGTCACCCCAGAACTGCAGTACAAGGACTTGCTGGACGCCCAGCAGTTTCCTCCACCCGGACCAGGCCACAGCTCTCCGCCCAGGGGAGTGAGGGAGCCACAGAAGGGCAGAGAGGCTGCTTTGGCACGGACCTCCTGACCCAGTGGGCCTGGGGCTTCCCGGGCTCCTGAAAGGTGCTTGGGTGGAGATCCTCGAATGGGCACAGAGGAGTCATGGAACTGAAAGGACCCGCACGCAACACTTGCCTCCTGCCCGGCGGAACAACTGGCACTTAACTGTTTTGATCGGTTTGAAGGCTGCAGTATCCCACTCCCCATGccctggttctctctctcttcaaagaGCCCTCCAATCCCACAGCACCCATAACTGCAAGTGGGACAGAAGCTTCAAAAGCAGGAGAACTCCCGCAAACACAAGCACTTCCCTGGGGGTCTCCTCTTGCTGGGCAGGCCAGCAGTTCCCCCCTCCTGGGGCTCAGCACAGCTGTGCCCTGCTTCTGTCCAGCCATCAGTCCTGCTACCCAaagggtggcggtggcggcggctgctgctgctgctgccgccacctcctcctcct
Coding sequences within it:
- the GAL3ST4 gene encoding galactose-3-O-sulfotransferase 4, with amino-acid sequence MRVFSGCCCCRLQVLWTALAVSVAIGFTIQLLGVSLQKRASLSRLLPTPWAPPAEVQQVGEAERPPRPALLCQPRQHLVFLKTHKTGSSTIVNLLHRFGETRGLRFALPARYQFSYPNLFQARRVKGWHPRGRPFDILCHHMRFNLLEVQKVMHPNSFYFSIVRDPVSLAESAFSYYQGVAPAFRRAGSLPEFLASPQRFFRPGERGNHYARNLLWFDFGLDLPRGPSPAPVKAALLGLQRTFHLVLLTEHMDESLVLLRSALCWSLDDVVAFRHNLRSPEAVRALQPGDAARLRAWNSLDWHLYVHFNRTFWARVEHFGRARMAQEVAALQKRRVELEQHCLQGGGPLEPGHIADERIRPFQFGQVPILGYALRPSLAPGDQALCQRMVTPELQYKDLLDAQQFPPPGPGHSSPPRGVREPQKGREAALARTS